GCTGAGCGGAGGCATTCCTGGGTGAATCATCTAATCCGTTTCTCTCTACCGAAGCAGAGGTTGTGCTTGGGGGGCAGCCCGTGAGCAACAGGGCGATCGCCCCCGGCAGCACCATTGGCAATAGTCTGGCAGGTCTGCTTAATCGCTGCCTTGAAACTGAGCGAGTCCATGTTTTCATAACTTTTATACAAGTTCCTAGAAATGTCCTCTGCGGTTCCGTCGGGTCAATTTCAATTGATTTCAATCTAGCGAGTCTCAAGGCTTCAGCGCTTCCCAAGTTCTGAGGGTTGGCGACGAATCTGATCTGTTGAGCAATGCCTCGTTAAAGTTGGCCACGGCTTGGGGATGCATTCCTGGAGCGATGACCCGCTGAAACACCTGGCGGCGAACCTCTTCGGTGTGTTGGTTGAGGGCTATTTCCAGGGCGTAGAAATCGTTGATGGCGAACTCATTGAAATGGGCGATCGCCGCTTCCGCCGAGGTTCCCTCTGCTCCACGATAGAGATAGCGAACTAGCGTATCGGCGGCTTCTATGGCTAGTTCTTCTTCCTTCAACTGCAATTCATCGAGGTTTCGCTGCACTTCGTCCAGGGAATTCCCACAGGACACCCGCGTCAGATTCATGGACACCCAGCCCACCAGCGGCTGTCGAATTTTGAGCCAGCCGTTGAGTGGCTGCATGACTGTGAGCGCTGTCCCGTTAGGAATCTGTCCGATAACATTGCCCGCAGTGGTTGGTGTTATCCGCACATTAGTGGGAGGATTGGGGTCGTCAAGTCGGGTCACACAGGGCATATTTGACGCTCCAATGGGCACGTCGAAAATCGTATAATCTGCGCCAACTGCCCGCAGCCCGTCGAGCAACCGAGAGAACGTCTCGTTGGACACCCCCATTCTGGTGAGGCGGGCAACCCAAATCTCTGGGC
The Thermoleptolyngbya sichuanensis A183 DNA segment above includes these coding regions:
- a CDS encoding SH3 domain-containing protein → MLNTVLHQEFERVPGRDPADVIPLQVGAIAVVENYALAEVFGGVGDLPVIDGYHLLIRQNGQWIVVESLGVGPEIWVARLTRMGVSNETFSRLLDGLRAVGADYTIFDVPIGASNMPCVTRLDDPNPPTNVRITPTTAGNVIGQIPNGTALTVMQPLNGWLKIRQPLVGWVSMNLTRVSCGNSLDEVQRNLDELQLKEEELAIEAADTLVRYLYRGAEGTSAEAAIAHFNEFAINDFYALEIALNQHTEEVRRQVFQRVIAPGMHPQAVANFNEALLNRSDSSPTLRTWEALKP